From the Pontiella agarivorans genome, one window contains:
- a CDS encoding carbohydrate ABC transporter permease, translating into MKHESIKGYLFISPWLIGFLIFVLIPFAASIYLACTEYDIVSPPVWVGSENYRRLFFDDPLFWKSLGVTLKYALIAVPLGTFVGVGLALLLNLNVRGIRFYRTAFYLPSIVPMVATCAVFSWVLNPQIGLMNSMLRLIGIEGPAWLSSEPWAFYSLVLMSLWSVGGSMVIYLAGLKNIPISLYEAAVVDGANAWQRTVHITLPMLTPVIFFNVIMGTINAFQYFAQAFIMTQGGPEDSTSFYALYLFKRSWRYLDMGYASAMAWILFVIVMTITVLLFLTHKKWVHYGG; encoded by the coding sequence ATGAAACATGAAAGTATAAAAGGATATCTGTTTATCAGCCCGTGGCTCATCGGGTTCCTAATTTTTGTGTTGATTCCCTTTGCGGCCAGTATTTATCTGGCCTGTACTGAATATGACATTGTTTCTCCGCCGGTTTGGGTCGGTTCAGAAAACTACCGCCGACTGTTTTTTGACGACCCTCTTTTCTGGAAATCGCTGGGGGTTACCTTGAAATATGCGCTGATTGCCGTGCCGCTCGGAACCTTTGTCGGAGTTGGACTCGCGCTTCTGCTGAACCTCAATGTACGGGGCATCCGATTTTACCGCACGGCATTTTATTTGCCTTCCATTGTGCCCATGGTGGCGACATGTGCTGTTTTTTCGTGGGTGCTGAATCCGCAGATCGGACTGATGAACAGTATGCTTCGTCTGATTGGGATTGAGGGACCGGCCTGGCTCTCCAGTGAGCCGTGGGCGTTTTATTCGCTGGTGCTCATGTCGCTCTGGTCCGTTGGTGGAAGTATGGTTATTTATCTCGCCGGTCTGAAAAATATTCCGATATCGCTCTATGAGGCCGCTGTGGTCGATGGGGCCAATGCATGGCAGCGCACCGTGCACATCACCCTGCCCATGCTCACACCGGTGATATTTTTTAATGTCATTATGGGAACCATCAATGCATTTCAGTATTTTGCCCAGGCTTTCATTATGACGCAGGGCGGTCCCGAAGACAGCACGAGCTTCTATGCGCTGTATCTTTTCAAACGCTCCTGGCGCTATCTTGATATGGGCTATGCCAGTGCCATGGCCTGGATTCTTTTTGTCATTGTGATGACGATTACTGTTCTTCTGTTTCTGACGCATAAAAAGTGGGTGCATTACGGTGGCTGA
- a CDS encoding extracellular solute-binding protein, producing MAERRKYLKIITASFSLILLFAFLMGWFLKTPDGRKYPDREPVYFWHMWTSGWKKVVEGICDDFNRSQDEYEVIPLSIPANVADSKFLLATAGGDPPDCMAQWNQVIPQFAESRLILPLDEFMSPREYQFFLDHAFPIAQKIAYFEGRHYCMPLALDVRACYYRLDHLREEGLLPDSAPAQISNRAEYQEMLKYMPRSMEQLVTWGWQLHRFDEKGRLARLGFIPQWFRMIAPLFGGGFYNWENGELTLNTPENLRALEYITEKNKVIGFDRLLRFRSSLTGKHGADWPFAVGKRSITIDGQWRVSQLEKYAPDLPYMTAPLPPPREGGKEEAGWVHGNFMIVPVGSKNPQGAWAFIKFWTGFDDPEHAAVHYTKAGWLPPLPQIAQSGVFTRYVENHPQFETFINLLDSPNMEPTPPVPFQLLLYDMIKRADESATRGNMTPRQALENLEEGVNNELRRRKKAVQDEK from the coding sequence GTGGCTGAGCGCAGGAAATATCTTAAAATTATCACAGCTTCCTTCAGCCTGATTCTGCTGTTTGCATTCCTTATGGGCTGGTTTCTGAAAACGCCGGATGGCCGGAAATATCCAGACCGTGAACCGGTTTATTTCTGGCACATGTGGACTTCAGGATGGAAAAAGGTTGTGGAGGGCATTTGCGACGATTTTAATCGCAGTCAGGATGAATATGAAGTTATTCCCCTTTCCATTCCGGCCAACGTTGCGGACTCCAAATTTCTGTTGGCAACCGCTGGCGGTGATCCTCCTGACTGTATGGCCCAGTGGAACCAGGTGATTCCGCAGTTTGCAGAAAGCCGGCTCATTCTTCCGCTGGATGAATTTATGAGCCCCCGGGAATATCAGTTTTTTCTGGATCACGCCTTCCCGATTGCCCAGAAGATTGCTTATTTTGAAGGGCGGCATTATTGCATGCCGCTGGCCCTGGATGTGCGTGCGTGCTATTACCGGCTCGATCATCTTCGCGAAGAAGGCCTCCTGCCCGACTCTGCTCCGGCGCAGATAAGCAATAGAGCCGAATATCAGGAAATGCTGAAATATATGCCGCGCAGCATGGAACAACTGGTCACATGGGGCTGGCAGCTCCATCGATTCGATGAAAAAGGGCGGCTCGCGCGCCTCGGTTTTATCCCGCAATGGTTCCGGATGATTGCGCCGCTTTTCGGCGGCGGTTTTTATAACTGGGAAAACGGTGAACTGACGCTGAATACGCCTGAAAATCTTCGGGCACTCGAATATATAACGGAAAAAAATAAAGTCATCGGGTTTGACCGCCTGTTGCGTTTTCGATCATCGCTGACGGGAAAACACGGGGCGGACTGGCCCTTTGCTGTTGGCAAACGTTCAATTACGATTGACGGTCAATGGCGGGTTTCCCAGCTGGAAAAATATGCCCCCGATCTCCCCTACATGACCGCGCCGCTGCCTCCTCCGCGTGAAGGAGGAAAAGAAGAAGCCGGCTGGGTTCACGGTAATTTCATGATTGTTCCTGTCGGCTCCAAAAATCCGCAGGGAGCCTGGGCTTTTATTAAATTCTGGACGGGTTTCGATGACCCCGAACACGCGGCGGTTCATTATACAAAAGCGGGCTGGCTTCCGCCGTTGCCCCAGATTGCACAGTCCGGTGTTTTCACGCGTTACGTTGAAAATCACCCGCAGTTTGAAACGTTTATCAATCTGCTCGACAGTCCGAACATGGAGCCGACCCCGCCGGTCCCTTTTCAACTGCTGCTTTATGATATGATTAAAAGAGCTGACGAATCCGCTACGCGTGGGAACATGACCCCCCGGCAGGCTCTTGAGAACCTCGAAGAGGGCGTGAATAACGAACTTAGACGACGTAAAAAGGCGGTGCAGGATGAAAAATAA
- a CDS encoding carbohydrate ABC transporter permease translates to MKNKSPLDLSRRQKVITHFILIALCIPFIMPLIWMISTSLKSNEDIFPQADEAAVTFSLSSVIPEKPQWSNYQAAWQTGPFARYLRNTLLLCTLNVIGAVFSSAMVAYGFARLRFPGKEFLFILLISSMALPRHVTMIPLFTIFKNLGWYGTMLPLIVPAFFANPFYVFLLRQFFQTIPANLAEAGTIDGAGEFRIFSQIMLPLARPALVTCALFQFLSTWNDFFGPLLYLNDPKHYTVAYGLQQFMGTHGSEWTQLMAAATLFTLPIVLLFFRAQKVFIRGISTTGSSG, encoded by the coding sequence ATGAAAAATAAATCGCCGCTCGATCTTTCCCGCAGGCAGAAAGTGATTACACATTTTATCCTGATTGCGCTCTGTATTCCCTTCATTATGCCGCTGATCTGGATGATTTCCACTTCGCTTAAATCAAACGAAGATATTTTTCCGCAGGCCGATGAAGCTGCCGTTACGTTCAGCCTTTCATCTGTAATTCCGGAAAAACCGCAATGGTCAAACTATCAGGCCGCCTGGCAGACCGGGCCGTTTGCACGTTATCTGCGCAACACCCTCTTGCTTTGCACTCTGAATGTAATTGGGGCCGTTTTTTCGAGCGCAATGGTCGCCTATGGATTTGCCCGCCTGCGTTTTCCTGGAAAAGAATTTCTCTTCATTCTGCTCATCTCATCCATGGCTCTGCCACGCCATGTCACCATGATTCCGCTGTTTACCATTTTCAAAAACCTCGGCTGGTACGGAACCATGCTGCCGCTCATTGTGCCGGCTTTCTTTGCCAACCCCTTCTATGTCTTTCTGCTGCGCCAGTTTTTTCAGACCATTCCGGCCAATCTTGCCGAAGCCGGCACCATTGACGGAGCTGGAGAATTCAGGATTTTTTCTCAGATTATGCTGCCGCTCGCCCGCCCGGCACTGGTAACCTGTGCCCTCTTCCAGTTTCTCTCCACTTGGAACGATTTTTTCGGGCCGCTGCTCTATCTGAACGACCCAAAGCACTATACGGTCGCTTACGGACTTCAGCAGTTTATGGGAACTCACGGCAGTGAATGGACGCAGCTGATGGCGGCGGCTACCCTCTTTACCCTGCCTATTGTTTTGCTGTTTTTCCGTGCCCAGAAAGTATTTATCCGCGGAATCTCAACAACGGGTTCAAGCGGATAA
- a CDS encoding AraC family transcriptional regulator, which translates to MPKRNEILQVAIMVSTSSAWGRRIVKGILTYANEVGPWHIWVSSSTESNLRELPKGWRGDGIIGRVVSNDLAEELEELNLPIVNVGDVPLNGYAFPCVRTDDAAATKMAADHLVNRGFKSIAYVGSSHNPNPLWYGKAFKRALEKYDLDSQDFYLEGPFEEEYERLSAWLKELPKPTGLLVWGHGNGRFVVDLCMSVGIAVPHDIAILCGSYDELLSHACFPALSGINSPTEQIGYKAAELMHRMLQGKKVPAETIYLPPLGVVDRLSTDTLAVDDPKLVKVVNFIKDHAFESITMADILKEVPMARRSLERRFMQMFGRSPIDEIRRLRINKARQLLAETDLPMQDIAEACGFATYNYLTHVFKQVTGSTPRDYRKKMRVF; encoded by the coding sequence ATGCCTAAAAGGAATGAGATTTTGCAGGTGGCCATTATGGTCAGTACCTCCAGCGCATGGGGTCGCAGGATTGTTAAAGGAATTCTGACCTATGCCAATGAGGTCGGTCCTTGGCACATCTGGGTAAGCTCCTCTACAGAAAGCAATCTGAGAGAACTGCCGAAAGGTTGGCGCGGTGATGGAATTATAGGCCGTGTGGTATCAAATGATCTTGCTGAAGAACTAGAAGAACTGAACCTGCCCATCGTAAACGTCGGCGATGTTCCGCTGAATGGATATGCCTTCCCCTGTGTACGGACCGACGATGCCGCGGCCACCAAAATGGCGGCCGATCATCTGGTAAACCGTGGTTTCAAATCCATCGCCTATGTGGGATCCAGTCACAATCCCAATCCGCTCTGGTATGGCAAAGCGTTTAAACGGGCACTTGAAAAATACGATCTCGACAGTCAGGATTTCTACTTGGAGGGTCCCTTTGAGGAGGAATACGAACGTCTGTCGGCCTGGCTGAAGGAGCTTCCAAAACCCACCGGCCTGCTGGTCTGGGGCCATGGCAACGGTCGGTTTGTGGTTGATCTGTGCATGAGCGTCGGGATCGCTGTTCCGCACGACATCGCCATTCTCTGCGGGAGCTACGACGAACTGCTCAGCCACGCTTGTTTTCCCGCTCTTTCCGGGATCAACAGTCCCACGGAGCAGATCGGTTACAAAGCGGCTGAGCTGATGCATCGTATGCTGCAAGGTAAAAAAGTTCCGGCCGAAACAATCTATCTTCCGCCGCTCGGGGTTGTTGACCGTCTCTCAACCGATACTCTGGCTGTGGACGATCCCAAGCTGGTAAAAGTAGTCAATTTCATAAAAGATCACGCTTTTGAATCCATCACGATGGCCGATATTCTGAAAGAAGTTCCGATGGCCCGCCGCTCCCTTGAACGGCGGTTTATGCAGATGTTCGGCCGATCGCCTATTGATGAAATTCGCCGGTTGCGTATCAATAAAGCCCGTCAGCTTTTAGCTGAAACCGATTTGCCGATGCAGGATATTGCCGAGGCCTGCGGGTTTGCCACCTATAATTATCTGACCCACGTATTCAAACAGGTCACGGGGTCAACCCCGCGAGACTATCGCAAGAAAATGCGTGTGTTCTAA